AGGTTTGGAAGGAGATGTGCTGGGTATTGTCAATGAGTGGCATGGCAGACCTGTAAGTGCCAACTTACCTGTTTACGTGCAGTTTAGTAAAAAGTTCAAAGCACATTTACGGGAGAATGAAGTCGAACCTATATCGTAGAAAAGCACCAATTTGGTGCTTTTCTACAAATAATGGCTGCGGCGAAACCAACTTCTGAATGTTGAGTTCGCCCTGCATTTGTGAAAATTTTTGGCAATGTCTCGATATGACAGTGTTTGCGTCTTAAACGCTCGTGACTCCTCAGCTATTAC
This window of the Chroococcidiopsis thermalis PCC 7203 genome carries:
- a CDS encoding ferredoxin-thioredoxin reductase variable chain, which encodes MKVGDRVRVKESVIVYHHPEHRNQPFDIKGLEGDVLGIVNEWHGRPVSANLPVYVQFSKKFKAHLRENEVEPIS